A genomic segment from Halomonas sp. TA22 encodes:
- the fba gene encoding class II fructose-bisphosphate aldolase (catalyzes the reversible aldol condensation of dihydroxyacetonephosphate and glyceraldehyde 3-phosphate in the Calvin cycle, glycolysis, and/or gluconeogenesis), translated as MALISMRQLLDHAAEYAYGVPAFNVNNLEQMRAIMLAADATDSPVIVQASAGARKYAGAPFLRHLILAAIEEFPHIPVVMHQDHGTSPAVCQRSIQLGFSSVMMDGSLGEDGKTPTDYAYNVDVTRRTVEMAHACGVSVEGELGCLGSLETGMAGEEDGIGAEGKLSHEQMLTDPEEAADFVKATQVDALAIAIGTSHGAYKFTKPPTGDTLSISRIKEIHARIPNTHLVMHGSSSVPQEWLEVINAYGGEIPETYGVPVEEIVEGIKHGVRKVNIDTDLRLASTGAVRRFLAEHPAEFDPRKFLKETVTAMHGVCVARFEAFGTAGNASRIKPITLEQMFERYARGELDPRVN; from the coding sequence ATGGCACTGATCAGCATGCGCCAACTGTTGGACCACGCCGCCGAGTACGCTTACGGCGTGCCGGCCTTCAACGTCAACAATCTCGAGCAGATGCGCGCCATCATGCTAGCCGCCGACGCGACCGACTCGCCGGTCATCGTCCAGGCCTCCGCCGGTGCGCGCAAGTACGCCGGCGCGCCCTTCCTGCGCCACCTGATCCTGGCGGCTATCGAGGAGTTCCCGCATATCCCGGTGGTCATGCACCAGGATCACGGCACCTCCCCCGCCGTATGCCAGCGCTCCATCCAGCTGGGCTTCAGCTCGGTGATGATGGATGGCTCGCTGGGCGAGGATGGCAAGACCCCGACCGACTACGCCTATAACGTCGACGTCACCCGCCGTACCGTCGAGATGGCGCATGCCTGCGGGGTGTCGGTAGAGGGTGAGCTTGGCTGCCTGGGCAGCCTGGAGACCGGCATGGCCGGCGAGGAGGATGGCATCGGCGCCGAGGGCAAGCTCTCTCATGAGCAGATGCTCACCGACCCCGAAGAGGCCGCCGACTTCGTCAAGGCCACCCAGGTGGATGCCTTGGCCATCGCCATCGGCACCAGCCACGGTGCCTACAAGTTCACCAAGCCGCCCACCGGCGACACGCTCTCCATCTCGCGTATCAAGGAGATCCACGCGCGCATTCCCAACACCCACCTGGTGATGCACGGCTCCTCCTCGGTACCGCAGGAGTGGCTCGAGGTGATCAACGCCTACGGTGGCGAAATCCCCGAAACTTACGGCGTGCCGGTCGAGGAGATCGTCGAAGGCATCAAGCATGGCGTACGCAAGGTCAATATCGATACCGACCTGCGCCTGGCCTCCACCGGGGCGGTGCGCCGCTTTCTGGCCGAGCATCCGGCGGAGTTCGACCCGCGCAAGTTCCTCAAGGAGACCGTCACCGCCATGCATGGCGTCTGTGTGGCGCGCTTCGAGGCGTTCGGTACCGCCGGCAACGCCAGCCGCATCAAGCCGATCACGCTGGAGCAGATGTTCGAGCGTTACGCGCGCGGCGAGCTGGACCCGCGAGTGAATTGA
- a CDS encoding phosphoglycerate kinase produces MNVRKMTDLDLAGKRVLIREDLNVPIKNGKVTSDARLRAALPTIEAARDAGAKVMLMSHLGRPAEGEPAEEFSLAPVAEHLGELLGRRVSLIADYLDVSLDLADGEVVLLENVRFNKGEKKDAEALAQQYAALCDIYVMDAFGTAHRAQASTHGVARFAPTACAGPLLARELDALQKALAIPARPMLAIVGGSKVSTKLDVLNALSEKCDQLIVGGGIANTFIAAAGYNVGKSLYEADLVDQAKAFMAKVEIPLPSDVVVATEFSEAAKATVKPVDQVSDDEMILDIGPETAARLGGMLKSAGTILWNGPVGVFEIDSFAKGTEVISRAIAASPAFSIAGGGDTLAAIDKFGIADQVSYISTGGGAFLEYVEGKTLPAVAALEAAFEAAK; encoded by the coding sequence ATGAACGTACGCAAAATGACCGATCTCGATCTTGCCGGCAAACGAGTGCTGATCCGTGAAGATTTGAACGTGCCGATCAAGAACGGCAAGGTGACCAGCGATGCGCGTCTGCGCGCCGCGCTACCGACCATCGAGGCCGCCCGCGACGCCGGCGCCAAGGTAATGCTGATGAGTCACCTGGGACGTCCCGCCGAAGGCGAGCCGGCCGAGGAGTTCTCGCTTGCGCCGGTCGCAGAGCACCTCGGCGAGCTGCTTGGGCGCCGCGTCAGCCTGATCGCCGACTATCTCGATGTCTCCCTCGATCTGGCCGATGGCGAGGTGGTGCTGCTCGAGAACGTGCGCTTCAACAAGGGCGAGAAGAAGGATGCCGAGGCCCTGGCCCAGCAGTACGCCGCACTGTGCGACATCTATGTGATGGACGCCTTCGGCACCGCCCACCGTGCCCAGGCGTCAACCCACGGCGTGGCGCGCTTCGCCCCCACCGCCTGCGCGGGGCCCCTGCTGGCCCGCGAACTCGATGCGCTGCAGAAGGCGCTGGCCATCCCCGCACGCCCGATGCTGGCCATCGTCGGCGGCTCCAAGGTCTCCACCAAGCTCGACGTACTCAACGCGCTCTCCGAGAAGTGCGACCAGCTGATCGTCGGCGGCGGCATCGCCAATACCTTCATCGCCGCGGCGGGGTATAATGTCGGCAAGTCGCTGTATGAGGCCGACCTGGTCGATCAAGCCAAGGCGTTCATGGCCAAGGTCGAGATTCCGCTGCCCAGCGACGTGGTCGTGGCAACCGAGTTCTCCGAAGCCGCCAAGGCCACCGTCAAGCCGGTTGACCAGGTGAGCGATGACGAGATGATTCTCGATATCGGCCCCGAGACCGCTGCACGCCTGGGCGGCATGCTCAAGAGCGCCGGTACGATCCTCTGGAACGGGCCGGTCGGTGTGTTCGAGATCGACTCGTTCGCCAAGGGCACCGAGGTGATCTCCCGGGCGATCGCCGCAAGTCCGGCCTTCTCGATTGCCGGAGGTGGCGACACCCTGGCGGCCATCGACAAGTTCGGCATCGCCGATCAGGTCTCGTACATCTCCACCGGCGGTGGTGCCTTCCTCGAGTATGTCGAAGGCAAGACCCTGCCGGCCGTGGCCGCGCTGGAAGCCGCCTTCGAGGCCGCCAAGTAA
- a CDS encoding type I glyceraldehyde-3-phosphate dehydrogenase gives MAYRIAINGYGRIGQCVLRALFERHDGAEPENELEIVAINELSGLDTIAYLTRYDTTHGRFPGQVSQEKGHLQVNGHMIRVLSEPDPAQLPWRELEVDLVLECSGSFSRRDVAQTHLAAGAGRLLFSQPAESDVDATIVCGINDAELAAHHRIVSAASCTTNCLVPILTVLDDALGIDHGVTTTIHSAMNDQPVIDAYHQTDLRLARSAMHSIVPVDTGLARGINRLMPHLAGRFECLHVRVPTINVSAMDLALSVRTDTSAGEVNALLREACATRLQGLVGFTEEPVASVDFNHDPRSGIVDATQTRVAGGRLIKMLCWFDNEWGFANRMLDVARQLARLDTPGRPS, from the coding sequence ATGGCCTATCGCATCGCCATCAACGGTTACGGTCGTATCGGCCAATGCGTGCTGCGCGCGCTGTTCGAGCGCCACGACGGGGCCGAGCCTGAGAACGAACTTGAGATAGTGGCGATCAACGAGCTCTCTGGGCTGGATACCATCGCCTACCTGACTCGCTACGACACCACCCATGGCCGCTTTCCCGGTCAGGTAAGTCAGGAGAAAGGTCACCTGCAGGTCAATGGCCACATGATTCGTGTGCTCTCCGAGCCAGACCCCGCCCAGCTGCCTTGGCGCGAACTCGAGGTCGACCTGGTGCTGGAGTGCTCGGGCAGCTTCAGCCGCCGCGACGTGGCCCAGACTCACCTGGCGGCGGGTGCCGGACGTCTACTCTTCTCGCAGCCCGCCGAGAGCGATGTCGATGCCACCATCGTGTGCGGCATCAACGATGCCGAGCTCGCCGCCCATCACCGTATCGTGTCGGCGGCATCGTGCACCACCAACTGCCTGGTGCCGATCCTCACCGTGCTCGACGATGCGCTGGGGATCGACCATGGGGTCACCACGACCATTCACTCGGCGATGAACGATCAGCCGGTGATCGACGCCTACCACCAGACCGACCTGCGACTGGCGCGCTCGGCGATGCACTCCATCGTGCCGGTGGATACCGGCCTTGCACGCGGCATCAATCGCCTGATGCCTCACCTGGCGGGACGTTTCGAGTGCCTGCACGTGCGCGTGCCGACCATCAACGTCTCGGCCATGGACCTGGCGCTATCGGTACGCACCGACACCTCGGCTGGCGAGGTCAACGCCCTGCTGCGCGAGGCCTGCGCCACACGCCTTCAAGGACTGGTCGGCTTCACCGAGGAGCCGGTGGCCTCGGTCGACTTCAACCACGATCCGCGCTCGGGTATCGTGGATGCCACTCAAACCCGTGTCGCCGGTGGTCGCCTGATCAAGATGCTGTGCTGGTTCGACAACGAATGGGGGTTCGCCAATCGCATGCTCGACGTCGCACGGCAGCTGGCGCGGCTCGATACCCCTGGCCGGCCGTCATAA
- a CDS encoding CidA/LrgA family protein, translated as MPALRGFLRLLILLLIGDALVTLLQLPVSSGVAGMLLMTTWLILRRRVDEDISAASQPLIALLAMLIMPGVVGVFFIAEQFAGQWLAVAVALGAGTLLSVATTLWLMLRFMPRAETPDEESSRD; from the coding sequence ATGCCTGCACTTCGTGGCTTTCTCCGGTTATTGATCTTGCTGCTGATCGGCGATGCCCTGGTGACGCTGCTGCAACTGCCGGTCTCCAGCGGTGTCGCCGGCATGCTGCTGATGACGACCTGGCTGATACTGCGACGGCGAGTCGATGAGGATATCTCCGCCGCCAGCCAACCCCTGATCGCCCTGCTGGCGATGCTGATCATGCCCGGCGTGGTGGGGGTGTTCTTCATCGCCGAACAGTTCGCCGGCCAGTGGCTGGCGGTTGCCGTGGCGCTGGGCGCCGGCACGCTGCTGAGCGTGGCCACCACGCTATGGCTGATGCTGCGCTTCATGCCTCGCGCCGAGACACCGGATGAGGAGAGCTCTCGTGACTAG
- a CDS encoding LrgB family protein: MTSALIELREHLLATPLPAIALTLAAYLAGMRLFQRLGRPSWCPPVLIGALLTASALWLLAIDYVDYRRGAGWLMLLLGPATVALGVPLYQQLPHIRALWRPILISLPPAALLAALYAVALAWAMGASHEVMASLAPKSVTAPIAIGITEQLGGSIPLMMGGLLITGVMATICVDLLARRFKIDDPRVLGFALGVNGHAIGTVRAFELGPAAGAFASLGMSLTGILSALLLPLAWRWFGL, from the coding sequence GTGACTAGTGCCCTGATCGAACTGCGTGAGCATCTTCTGGCGACACCACTGCCCGCCATTGCCCTGACGCTTGCCGCCTATCTTGCCGGCATGCGCCTATTTCAACGGCTCGGCCGGCCGAGCTGGTGCCCACCGGTTTTGATCGGCGCGCTGCTGACCGCCTCCGCCCTGTGGCTGCTGGCGATCGATTACGTCGACTATCGCCGCGGTGCCGGCTGGCTGATGCTGCTGCTGGGCCCGGCCACGGTGGCACTTGGCGTGCCGCTCTACCAACAGTTGCCGCATATCCGTGCACTGTGGCGACCGATTCTGATCAGCCTGCCGCCGGCGGCGCTGCTCGCGGCGCTGTACGCCGTTGCCCTGGCTTGGGCGATGGGCGCGTCGCATGAGGTGATGGCCTCGCTTGCGCCCAAGTCGGTGACTGCGCCGATCGCCATCGGCATCACCGAGCAGCTCGGCGGCTCCATACCGCTGATGATGGGAGGGCTGCTGATCACCGGGGTCATGGCGACGATCTGCGTGGATCTGCTGGCCAGGCGATTCAAGATCGACGATCCGCGTGTGCTGGGCTTCGCACTCGGCGTCAACGGTCACGCCATCGGTACGGTACGCGCCTTCGAGCTGGGGCCTGCCGCTGGCGCCTTCGCGTCGCTGGGCATGAGCCTGACCGGCATCTTGAGCGCCCTACTCCTGCCTCTGGCCTGGCGCTGGTTCGGCTTGTGA
- a CDS encoding sugar kinase, translating to MQTHTASPEILAFGEAMTMFVADTPGELPGVEHFQRRIAGADTNVAIGLARLGFHVGWLSRVGDDSFGTYIRRTLEAEGLDCRHLLADPQHPTGLMFKERAEGGADPRVEYFRRGSAASHLSPDDAQQVDFAAVRHLHATGIPAAVSMSCRELSWHMLDQARHSGATISFDPNLRPMLWESERQMRETLNAMAARADWVLPGLAEGCLLTGLETPHDIAGFYLDQGAKAVIIKLGPEGSYYRGNLAKHDESFTVPGFEVDEVVDTVGAGDGFAVGMVSALLDGLSPRAAVRRGNLIGAQAVQVIGDMEGLPSRTRLNELEAGLPPLD from the coding sequence ATGCAGACGCACACCGCTTCGCCCGAGATACTCGCCTTCGGCGAGGCCATGACGATGTTCGTCGCCGACACGCCGGGTGAGCTGCCAGGCGTCGAGCATTTTCAGCGGCGCATCGCCGGCGCCGACACCAATGTCGCCATCGGCCTGGCCAGACTCGGCTTTCACGTCGGCTGGTTGAGCCGTGTCGGCGATGACAGCTTCGGTACCTATATCCGCCGCACGCTTGAGGCCGAGGGGCTGGACTGTCGCCATCTGCTGGCCGACCCGCAGCACCCCACCGGGCTAATGTTCAAGGAGCGTGCCGAGGGAGGGGCCGACCCCCGCGTCGAGTATTTCCGTCGTGGCAGTGCCGCCAGCCACCTCTCGCCTGATGATGCGCAGCAGGTGGATTTCGCCGCCGTGCGCCACCTGCACGCCACGGGCATTCCCGCCGCAGTATCAATGAGTTGCCGGGAGCTCTCCTGGCACATGCTCGATCAAGCACGCCACAGCGGCGCCACCATCTCCTTCGACCCCAACCTGCGTCCCATGCTGTGGGAGAGCGAGCGGCAGATGCGCGAGACACTCAACGCCATGGCCGCACGAGCCGACTGGGTACTGCCGGGCCTCGCCGAAGGATGCCTGCTGACTGGACTGGAGACGCCCCACGACATTGCCGGCTTCTATCTCGACCAGGGTGCCAAGGCGGTAATCATCAAACTCGGCCCAGAGGGGAGCTACTATCGCGGCAACCTCGCCAAGCATGATGAGAGCTTCACCGTCCCCGGATTCGAAGTCGACGAGGTGGTGGATACCGTAGGCGCCGGCGACGGCTTTGCGGTTGGCATGGTCAGTGCACTGCTCGACGGCCTCTCGCCACGTGCCGCCGTACGCCGTGGCAACCTGATCGGTGCTCAGGCGGTACAAGTGATCGGTGACATGGAGGGCCTGCCCAGCCGTACGCGATTGAACGAACTGGAAGCTGGCCTGCCTCCCCTGGATTGA
- a CDS encoding class I fructose-bisphosphate aldolase has translation MTDIAKLLGDEADSLLGHTCSGFRKEDLYLPGPDFVDRVMVDNDRSPHVLRNMQSIFNHGRLAGTGYVSILPVDQGIEHSAGASFAPNPIYFDPKNIVELAIEGGCNCVASTLGVLSSVARRYAHKIPFMLKLNHNETLTYPAVYDQTMFAQVEQAHDMGCVAVGATIYFGSPDCRRQIMEISEAFERAHELGMVTVLWSYLRNADFKKDGTDYHVSSDLTGQAIHMAATIKADIVKQKLAENNGGYRAVGFGHTHDKVYDELTSDHPIDLARYQVANCFMGRAGLINSGGGSKGHTDLGEAVRTAVINKRAGGMGLISGRKAFQKPMKEGAALLNAIQDVYLSKDVTIA, from the coding sequence ATGACGGATATCGCCAAATTGCTCGGGGACGAAGCCGATAGCCTGCTTGGCCATACCTGCAGCGGTTTTCGCAAGGAGGATCTCTACCTGCCGGGCCCGGATTTCGTTGACCGGGTGATGGTGGACAATGATCGCAGCCCGCATGTGCTGCGCAACATGCAGTCGATCTTCAACCACGGGCGGCTCGCCGGCACCGGTTATGTCAGTATCCTGCCGGTGGATCAGGGTATTGAGCACTCGGCCGGCGCCTCATTTGCCCCCAATCCGATCTACTTCGATCCCAAGAACATCGTCGAGCTGGCGATTGAAGGTGGCTGCAACTGCGTGGCCTCGACGCTGGGTGTGCTCTCCTCGGTGGCGCGGCGCTACGCCCACAAGATTCCGTTCATGCTCAAGCTGAACCACAACGAGACGCTGACCTATCCGGCGGTCTACGACCAGACGATGTTCGCCCAGGTGGAGCAGGCCCACGACATGGGCTGCGTGGCGGTCGGTGCGACCATCTACTTCGGCTCTCCGGACTGCCGTCGTCAGATCATGGAGATCAGCGAGGCCTTCGAACGTGCCCACGAACTCGGCATGGTAACCGTGCTGTGGTCCTACCTGCGCAACGCCGACTTCAAGAAGGACGGCACGGACTACCATGTCTCCTCGGACCTGACCGGTCAGGCGATCCACATGGCGGCGACCATCAAGGCCGACATCGTCAAGCAGAAGCTGGCCGAGAACAATGGCGGCTACAGAGCGGTCGGCTTTGGCCACACCCACGACAAGGTCTACGATGAGCTCACCTCCGATCACCCCATCGATCTGGCCCGTTACCAGGTCGCCAACTGCTTCATGGGACGTGCCGGGTTGATCAACTCTGGCGGTGGCTCCAAGGGGCATACCGATCTTGGCGAAGCGGTGCGTACGGCGGTCATCAACAAGCGCGCCGGCGGCATGGGTCTGATCTCCGGGCGCAAGGCGTTCCAGAAGCCGATGAAGGAGGGGGCCGCGCTGCTGAACGCCATTCAGGACGTCTATCTCTCCAAGGATGTCACCATCGCCTGA